The DNA window TTGAGCGTCGGGTCCGTCATCTTCGTCGTGTTTTAACTGCGCGAATACCGACGTAATTTATAGCGTGCTGGACTGAAATACGTGCCATTGGCAAGTACTATTTTGATTCAGCACGCTGTAAAGATGCTTAAAAAGATTTGTATAAAATTGCTTAAACAGGCTGACCTTCCAGGTCAGCCTGTTTGATTTTACGGGCATGGATTAGAGTAGGTTGTACCGATCGCCTGAATCTGTGTCAGTAGTTCATCACTGAGCTGGATATCAATACTGTCGATGTTCGCTTTTAACTGCTCTAAGTTCGTTGCACCGATGATATTAGAAGCAACGAATGGACGCTGATTGACAAAGGCGAGTGCCATTTGAGCTGGGTCTAAGCCATGTTCTCTGGCGAGGTTCACATAAGCTTCGGTGGCTTTTACCCCTTGCGGCGTGAAGTAACGAGCAAAGCGTTCCCACCTAGTGCATCGAGCGCCTTCTGGTTTTGCTCCGTTGAGATACTTACCACTTAAACAGCCGAATGCGAGAGGCGAGTAGGCCAATAGTTGAACACCTTCATAGTGGCTGATTTCGGACAGACCAACTTCAAAGCTACGGTTAAGCAGGTTATATGGATTTTGTATCGAGACGATACGAGGCAAGTCATGCTTTTCTGCTAAGCGGAGCAGGGACATCACACCCCACGGCGTTTCATTGGATACACCGATGTAGCGAATTTTACCTGCATTGACCAGTTCAGTCAGCGCTTCCAGCGTTTCGATTAAAGTGACTTCTTCTTGTTTGTCCGGGTATGGATAATTGAGCTGACCAAAGCAGTTGGTCTGACGCTGTGGCCAATGAAGCTGGTAGAGATCTACATAATCCGTTTGGAGCCTTTCAAGGCTTGAATCAATCGCATCGTGAATGTTACGACGATTTAGACTCATGTTTTCACGAATATAAGGTAAGGTACGCGGCCCTGCTACTTTTGTTGCCAGAACCACTTTTTCCCGCTTGCCTGATTTTGCTAACCAGTTTCCGATGTATTGCTCGGTCAGGCCTTGGCTATCAGCATTTGGCGGTACTGGGTACATTTCAGCGGTATCAATAAAATTCACCCCATGGTCAAGGGCAAAATCGAGCTGTTCAAATGCTTCCTTTTCTGTATTTTGTTCACCAAATGTCATGGTACCGAGACAGATTTTACTGATCTCGAGAGAGGAGTGCGGTAGTTTGGTGTATTGCATTTCACTTCCTTGAGGCTTAATAAGTCATCCCAATATAGGGGATTTTTAGTCTTTCTCGCAAATGATTTGCGTTTAAGTACCTACTGAACTCGAAAGTATGAGATACCGTAACTACACTTAGTTCAAGTGGTAAAGGAGGTGAAACATGCAGAAGCATCAATTAGACATGTGGCTACATGGCCCGCATAAAGACAGTTATAAAATGCCTAAAGTCTTTGTGATAGGTTGTTCTGATGTCTCTGACTATTTGTTAGCAGTGGAATATAAACACCATTTAGAACCGATCAAAGACGGCGAAGATCCTATTCATTTTGGATCATTAGATTTGGTGAAAGAAGAGCTGCTCAGGTTAGGGTTTGACAAAGCGTACTTGCGGTTACACAACGCCTATGACGAATTTGGTAATAATGGTAGAGCCTCGTACTGTGATATTGAGCTGTCACTGATTACACATTAATACCAAGCTGAATAAGTAGTTGACCATTCTTGCTGATTAAAGGTGCTGAAAGTTTACTTATAGAACTTGCAACTAGAGTAATCAGTTGCAACGGTCTATGACTTACTTTGAGTCGGCGAAATAATTTGGCCAACTACTTATTCATATAGATGTAACTCTTTGATAAAGAGCACTATTCAGATCGTGCATTAATGTAGTGGTTTAATAAGATCTGTTCAGTAAACTGTGTTCTGAGGTAGAAGCCTCTGGGCAGGGTTTTGATTGGCTTACCATTGAGCTGTAAGCTTCAGTCTGAGCTTTTGCGTTGGCCGCTTTTGGTCGAAGATGGAGTGCTTCTCCGTGTCTGGCTGATATTTGATCAAACTTACCGAGTACGATCATCTCCATTAACTCTTCCCAGTCATTACGCAAAGTACGCTCTTCTTCTGCATTCGGCGACCAGATAAGCGGGCTGCCGACGCGGCGCTCTGCAAGGGGGATCTCCCGCTCACCTTCAACGGGTACCCAAAGAACGCGGGAGAGTTTATTGCGCACATGACTCGTTTCCCATGTCAGACCCTGCACACCGGTTAAAGGAGCCACGCAGACAAACGTCGTCTCTAGTGGTCGGCCGGAATATCCAATTGGAATGCTTTTTAGTTCGATCCCCAGTTTAGAAAAGTCCTGCTGAGGTTTGCTCCCCGCAGGCGCACCTAGGTGCCACTCTAATAGTTGACCCACCCAGCCTTTATCTCTCTTCAAATTTTCAGGAACGATCATGCCTGCTTCTTCTGCGAGTTCGGCAAAGCTAAGACCGGCAATATCGTGAGCACGTTCCATAAGCTCAGCTTCTGTCTGTGGTTCTGGTTTCATAATGATCGACTGACAATTCAAAACACCTAGTCTATCAAATTCCGACAAAATTCACTGTTTAAGATCTCTTCAACACGGATTAAGAATGATCAATGAGCAACTTATCCACAGGTAGCCAAGGAATAATTCGGATCTCAATCAGGGCTGGATGAATTAACAGGGGTTTTAGATTGTATTTAAGCTTGATTTTATTGTGATGTCGTGAAGGTATCCGACCTTGGTGTGGATAATTTAAGTGTTGATGGATCTTTGACCGATCTGTTTGTGATGAAAAGATCATCAGTTTATTTGAGATCGTTTTTTTATCGATTTTAGGAAAATGTTATTATTTATCAATATATTAACTCTTTTGTCATTGTTTGGGGATCAAAAAAGTTGAAAACGTTTTGAGTGAAAATATCTGTTGATATCGAATTCTTCACAAAGTTATTCACAGAAAAGGTGAATAAATGTGGTCAATGTCTCACTCTAATGTTGATAACCTATTTTTAGGTTAAAAGTTATCCAATGTTACTGGAAAAGTAATAAATCTTGCTCATATCACATCAGTAAGTTTGCTAGTAATGGGGATATGTGGAAAAATCACGGTAATAAAAAATTATTCATAGAGGTTAGCCGGTGATAGATGGCGATGGTTACCGACTGAATGTTGGTATTGTGATTTGTAATAACCATGGTCAGGTCTTCTGGGCTAAACGATACGGGCAACACTCATGGCAATTTCCACAAGGTGGAATTGACGAAGGTGAAACACCTGAACAAGCGATGTTCAGGGAGTTATATGAAGAAGTCGGTTTAACGAAAAAAGACGTTAAGATCATTGCAACAAGTCGTCATTGGTTAAGATATAAACTACCAAAGCGATTGGTGCGTTGGGACTCCAAGCCTGTTTGTATCGGCCAAAAACAGAAATGGTTTCTGTTGCGATTGGAATGCGATGAGTCTCGCATCGATATGCAACGTGGGAAATCCCCTGAATTTGATGGTTGGCGTTGGGTAAGTTACTGGTACCCAGTTAGGCAAGTGGTTTCTTTCAAGCGCGACGTTTACCGTCGGGCGATGAAAGAGTTTGCTTCTTTAGCCATGCCTTTTCGAGAAAGAAAAACGAAAGGGAAAAGAAAAAAGCAACGTAGAGGATAGTTATGCTCAGCCAGCTAAGGGAAATAGTAGAAAAAGTCTCCAGAGTCGACGATGTCCATTTGGCGCTCGATATATTGGTTAAAGAGACTTGTGCTGCCCTTAGAACAGAGTGTTGTACGATCTATCTTGCTAACGAAGAAATGCAGCGCCTTGAGTTAATGGCGACTCAAGGTCTGACTTTTGAAGGGGATAGTATCCATATCAACTTCAATGAAGGCTTAGTGGGCTTGGTTAAACGCAGTGCAGAGCCGCTTAATCTTGCTGAAGCCTCAAAACATCCCGAATACAAGTTCTTTCCTCAACTCGGCGAACAAGTTTTTCACTCTTTTCTCGCTACTCCGATTATTCACCGCAAACAAGTCCTGGGCGTGTTGGTTATTCAGCAAAAAACACCGCGCTTGTTCAGTGAAATGGAAGAGTCATTTCTGGTTACTCTATCAGCACAGTTAGCGGTGTTGATTGCCCATGCGCAGAATCTTGGGCACTGGCAACTGGCGTCAAAGCCAACCCTTCTCAAAGGATTACCTGCATCTACTGGTGTGGCTATCGGCGAGTTTTGGTTCGATAACACACAGCCTAGTTTATCCGATGTATTTCCTGCTTCGACATTAGACATTGAGCGCGAGTATGAACTCCTGCTGGTGGCGATTGAGCGGGCATTAAATGATTTTCGCCGGATGCGTAAAAAGCTGGATAGTGAAATCAATAAAGACGCGTTAGCTATTTTTG is part of the Vibrio sp. B1FLJ16 genome and encodes:
- a CDS encoding NADP(H)-dependent aldo-keto reductase, with the protein product MQYTKLPHSSLEISKICLGTMTFGEQNTEKEAFEQLDFALDHGVNFIDTAEMYPVPPNADSQGLTEQYIGNWLAKSGKREKVVLATKVAGPRTLPYIRENMSLNRRNIHDAIDSSLERLQTDYVDLYQLHWPQRQTNCFGQLNYPYPDKQEEVTLIETLEALTELVNAGKIRYIGVSNETPWGVMSLLRLAEKHDLPRIVSIQNPYNLLNRSFEVGLSEISHYEGVQLLAYSPLAFGCLSGKYLNGAKPEGARCTRWERFARYFTPQGVKATEAYVNLAREHGLDPAQMALAFVNQRPFVASNIIGATNLEQLKANIDSIDIQLSDELLTQIQAIGTTYSNPCP
- a CDS encoding DUF6482 family protein, yielding MQKHQLDMWLHGPHKDSYKMPKVFVIGCSDVSDYLLAVEYKHHLEPIKDGEDPIHFGSLDLVKEELLRLGFDKAYLRLHNAYDEFGNNGRASYCDIELSLITH
- the rppH gene encoding RNA pyrophosphohydrolase, producing the protein MIDGDGYRLNVGIVICNNHGQVFWAKRYGQHSWQFPQGGIDEGETPEQAMFRELYEEVGLTKKDVKIIATSRHWLRYKLPKRLVRWDSKPVCIGQKQKWFLLRLECDESRIDMQRGKSPEFDGWRWVSYWYPVRQVVSFKRDVYRRAMKEFASLAMPFRERKTKGKRKKQRRG